From the Bacteroidales bacterium genome, the window CCTGCTTTTTATCAAGGGGCAACCATATTTATATATCCATCACTTTTTGAGGGTTTTGGGATTCCTATTCTTGAGGCTCAGGCATCGGGGACTCCAGTTCTTACTTCTACTGGTAGTTGTTTTAGCGAAGCCGGAGGTCCACATTCTGCCTATGCCAATCCTTTAGATGCTGAGGATATTGCTCAAAAAATTCAAAATCTACTTAATGATAAAGAACGAAGAATAAACATGATTGAACAAGGGCGAGCATATGCACGACAATTTAATGATAAACAATGTGCCGATAATTTAATAAAAATTTATGAACAACTTCTTGGAATTTGAAGACGATTTAGAGCAATGTATACTAACGCTTACGGATGGTGGCGTTATTCTTTATCCTACTGATACTATTTGGGGATTGGGTTGTGATGCTCATAACGAAAAGGCTATTCGGCGTATTTACGAAATAAAAAAACGTCCTTTACAAAATCCTTTTATTGTATTAGTTCATAGCGAAGCAATGTTGCTAAAATACGTCGAAGAAGTTCCAGAAATTGCTTTTGAACTCATAGAAAATACTCAGCAACCACTTACATTAATTTTTCCTAAAGCTAAAAGGCTATCGCACTTTGTTTGTGGTCAAGATGGTAGCATTGCCATACGTGTGGTAAATGAGCCTTTTTGCAAAGCGTTAATTTCCACTTTAAAAAAGCCAATAGTGAGTACTTCTGCCAATGTCTCTGGACTTCCAAGTCCAGCAAATTTTTCA encodes:
- a CDS encoding threonylcarbamoyl-AMP synthase is translated as MNNFLEFEDDLEQCILTLTDGGVILYPTDTIWGLGCDAHNEKAIRRIYEIKKRPLQNPFIVLVHSEAMLLKYVEEVPEIAFELIENTQQPLTLIFPKAKRLSHFVCGQDGSIAIRVVNEPFCKALISTLKKPIVSTSANVSGLPSPANFSEISSYIKNAADYVVQYRQNDTKLSQPSSIVKILPDNTIEKIR